A genome region from Mugil cephalus isolate CIBA_MC_2020 chromosome 13, CIBA_Mcephalus_1.1, whole genome shotgun sequence includes the following:
- the grem2a gene encoding gremlin-2 yields the protein MLWRITIPVILAGVLCITAESKRTRPQGSIPSPYKTKGNLSAERHHRLLQQKPEVLSSSREALVVTERRYLRRDWCKTQPLRQTISEEGCRSRTVVNRFCYGQCNSFYIPRHMGPSSGQGQNRGQGSGSGRKNHNKVQEPFQSCSFCRPHRITQLTVQLDCPDLQPPFRHRKVQRVKQCRCMSVDVSGHGKL from the coding sequence ATGCTTTGGAGAATAACTATCCCCGTCATACTGGCTGGGGTGCTTTGCATCACCGCCGAGTCCAAAAGGACCCGGCCACAGGGATCCATCCCATCCCCATACAAGACCAAAGGGAATCTGTCTGCAGAACGTCACCATCGGCTATTGCAACAGAAACCAGAAGTGCTATCATCGAGCCGGGAGGCCTTGGTTGTGACAGAGCGCCGCTACCTCCGCAGAGACTGGTGCAAGACCCAACCACTTCGTCAGACAATCAGTGAGGAGGGCTGCCGCAGCCGCACTGTGGTCAACCGTTTTTGCTACGGCCAGTGCAACTCCTTCTACATCCCGCGCCACATGGGCCCGAGCTCGGGTCAGGGACAGAATCGAGGTCAGGGCTCCGGCTCTGGAAGGAAGAACCACAACAAAGTCCAGGAGCCATTTCAGTCCTGCTCCTTCTGCAGGCCACATCGCATCACGCAGCTCACAGTGCAGTTAGACTGCCCAGACCTGCAGCCCCCTTTCAGACACCGTAAGGTGCAGAGGGTCAAGCAGTGTCGTTGCATGTCTGTGGATGTAAGTGGTCATGGGAAACTGTGA